A genome region from Nocardia sp. NBC_01730 includes the following:
- a CDS encoding MFS transporter: MTIPSTDPDLGEVRTIRHRLRYDRDHPRYKWIVLTNTTLGVLLSAINSSIVLISLPAIFRGIGLNPLEAGNVGYLLWMLMGYLLATAVLVVMFGRLGDIYGRVRVYNVGFAVFAFCAIALSFDPFHGGTGAMWIIVWRVIQGVGGAMLTANSTAILTDAFPAKQRGTALGINMVAAVAGSFLGLLIGGVLSEWDWRAVFWVSVPIGILGAVWSYRSLHEVGVRSTGKVDWAGTITFGLGLTALLTGITYGIQPYGGHTTGWSSPWVLASVLGGIALLGVFCLVESRVGDPMFHLGLFRIRAFGLGNFANLLVSIGRGGMQFMLIIWLQGIWLPLHGYDFESTPLWAGIYLLPLTVGFLAAGPLSGWLSDRYGSRLFTTGGALLSAVTFLLLLILPVDFNYWVFAAIILINGIGSGLFFSPNTAAIMSSVPAAQRGAASGMRGTLFNGGNALSMGIFFSLMVVGLAASLPSALDSGLRAQGVSAGAAAEVSGMPPVASMFAAFLGFNPIQELLGPTGELAEPGVNADMLTGQEFFPHLLTGPFHSGLIVVFVAAAVMMILAAAASYFAGDKYVHDERAELAAADELAEHAAPVPAR, translated from the coding sequence GGTGTGCTGCTCAGCGCGATCAACTCTTCCATCGTGCTGATCTCCTTGCCCGCGATCTTCCGCGGCATCGGACTGAACCCGCTCGAAGCGGGCAACGTCGGGTATCTGCTGTGGATGTTGATGGGCTACCTGCTCGCGACGGCGGTCCTCGTAGTGATGTTCGGGCGACTCGGCGATATCTATGGCCGAGTTCGTGTGTACAACGTGGGTTTCGCGGTCTTCGCGTTCTGCGCGATCGCGCTGTCCTTCGATCCGTTTCACGGAGGCACGGGCGCGATGTGGATCATCGTCTGGCGGGTGATCCAGGGTGTCGGCGGCGCGATGCTCACCGCGAACTCGACCGCCATCCTCACTGACGCCTTTCCCGCGAAGCAGCGCGGCACCGCACTCGGCATCAACATGGTCGCGGCGGTCGCGGGCTCCTTCCTCGGGTTGCTCATCGGTGGTGTGTTGTCGGAATGGGATTGGCGCGCGGTGTTCTGGGTCAGCGTCCCGATCGGCATCCTCGGTGCCGTCTGGTCCTACCGTTCGTTGCACGAGGTCGGTGTCCGTTCGACGGGCAAGGTCGACTGGGCGGGCACGATTACATTCGGACTCGGGCTCACCGCGTTGCTCACGGGGATCACCTACGGCATCCAGCCCTATGGTGGGCATACCACCGGATGGTCGAGTCCGTGGGTGCTCGCGTCGGTGCTCGGCGGGATCGCCCTGCTCGGGGTGTTCTGCCTCGTCGAGTCCCGGGTCGGTGACCCGATGTTCCATCTCGGCCTGTTCCGTATCCGCGCCTTCGGGCTCGGCAACTTCGCGAACCTGCTGGTATCCATCGGTCGCGGCGGCATGCAGTTCATGTTGATCATCTGGCTGCAAGGCATCTGGCTGCCGCTGCACGGCTACGACTTCGAGTCGACACCGCTGTGGGCAGGTATCTATCTGCTGCCGTTGACCGTGGGATTCCTTGCCGCCGGACCTCTCTCGGGCTGGTTGTCCGATAGATACGGCTCCCGCCTCTTCACTACCGGCGGCGCCTTGCTCTCGGCGGTGACGTTCCTGTTGCTCCTGATCCTGCCGGTCGACTTCAACTACTGGGTGTTCGCCGCGATCATCCTGATCAACGGCATCGGCAGCGGCCTGTTCTTCTCGCCGAACACCGCGGCCATCATGTCCAGCGTGCCCGCCGCGCAACGCGGCGCGGCATCCGGCATGCGCGGCACGCTGTTCAACGGCGGCAACGCGCTGTCCATGGGAATCTTCTTCTCCCTCATGGTCGTCGGCCTCGCTGCGAGCCTGCCCTCAGCACTCGACTCCGGCCTTCGCGCGCAGGGTGTTTCTGCGGGAGCAGCCGCGGAGGTGTCCGGAATGCCGCCCGTGGCCAGTATGTTCGCCGCCTTCCTCGGCTTCAACCCCATCCAGGAATTGCTCGGTCCCACCGGCGAACTGGCCGAGCCCGGCGTCAACGCCGACATGCTCACCGGACAGGAGTTCTTCCCGCACTTGCTCACCGGTCCGTTCCACTCCGGTCTGATCGTCGTATTCGTCGCCGCGGCGGTGATGATGATCCTGGCCGCCGCCGCTTCCTACTTCGCCGGCGACAAGTATGTGCACGACGAGCGGGCCGAGCTCGCCGCGGCCGATGAACTCGCCGAGCACGCCGCCCCGGTTCCCGCCCGCTGA
- a CDS encoding ABC transporter substrate-binding protein, translating to MLLRGSIESAATFLGEKGPAVKAVRLARVAALVVFVGATLLGVAACTLPTRDSRDRYEPVTVSHMLGATTVDKVPKHVVTLGNQWTDNALALGVTPVGFIAPAAGGATPWTPAALESAKTLDTSGSLTEQIAALHPDLILVDGFIADRKTYDELSRIAPTVPALGPEAPWQDQVRMLGRILHKQSAADTLITDVDKTIATITQAAPALRGKTFVTTWLASDTQLLVLTAPDNPTLFTRLGLRTPDHLTELPTSLPPDQVSELDADVLLAGYSPGLDEMYRRLPGYADLPAVRKNSVTFLTAQELSGIAQPTALSVPYLLERLKPALTNAAK from the coding sequence GTGCTCCTGCGGGGCTCGATCGAGTCAGCCGCGACGTTCCTCGGCGAGAAGGGTCCGGCGGTGAAGGCTGTTCGACTGGCCCGCGTTGCGGCGCTCGTAGTGTTTGTCGGTGCGACGCTGCTCGGGGTTGCCGCGTGCACTTTGCCGACCAGGGACTCGCGAGACAGGTACGAACCCGTCACGGTCAGTCACATGCTGGGCGCGACCACTGTCGACAAGGTGCCGAAGCACGTCGTCACCCTCGGCAATCAGTGGACGGACAACGCGCTGGCGCTGGGCGTGACGCCGGTCGGTTTCATCGCGCCGGCGGCCGGCGGCGCCACACCATGGACACCTGCGGCACTCGAATCGGCGAAAACCCTGGACACGAGCGGCAGTCTGACCGAGCAGATCGCGGCACTGCATCCCGACCTGATCCTGGTGGACGGCTTCATCGCAGACCGCAAAACCTACGACGAGCTGTCCCGAATAGCCCCTACGGTCCCCGCCCTCGGCCCGGAAGCACCCTGGCAGGACCAAGTGCGGATGCTGGGCCGAATCCTGCACAAACAGAGTGCCGCCGACACCCTGATCACCGATGTCGACAAGACGATCGCCACCATCACCCAGGCCGCCCCGGCGCTGCGCGGCAAAACCTTCGTGACCACCTGGCTGGCCAGCGACACCCAGCTCCTCGTGCTGACGGCGCCGGACAACCCGACGCTCTTCACCCGACTCGGCCTTCGCACCCCCGACCATCTCACCGAACTCCCCACGTCCCTCCCGCCGGACCAGGTCAGCGAACTCGACGCTGACGTCCTCCTGGCCGGCTACTCCCCCGGATTGGACGAAATGTACCGCCGACTCCCGGGATACGCCGATCTACCAGCAGTGCGGAAGAACTCCGTCACCTTCCTCACCGCCCAGGAGCTCAGCGGGATAGCGCAGCCGACTGCCTTATCCGTGCCCTACCTGCTCGAAAGACTGAAACCCGCCCTCACCAACGCGGCGAAGTAG
- a CDS encoding nuclear transport factor 2 family protein: protein MTRSTTDPMTVLTGMYAAEAEYMAAGGHGRASFQLLASFFAPCVVLHQADGLPYGGTWRGHEGMERFFLAMSRTWESFDLLEQHFLAIGETTVVHTRVHARARATGRELTFPILQTITITDGRIGEVHPFYWDTAAIADVCGLPEA from the coding sequence ATGACGCGATCGACAACAGATCCGATGACCGTGCTGACCGGGATGTACGCGGCCGAGGCGGAGTACATGGCAGCAGGCGGCCATGGCCGTGCCTCGTTCCAGCTGCTCGCGTCGTTCTTCGCCCCTTGCGTGGTGCTGCATCAGGCGGACGGGCTGCCCTACGGCGGAACCTGGCGCGGACACGAAGGCATGGAACGCTTCTTCCTCGCCATGAGCCGCACGTGGGAATCGTTCGACCTGCTGGAACAGCATTTCCTGGCGATCGGCGAGACCACCGTGGTACACACCCGCGTGCACGCCCGCGCCCGCGCGACCGGCCGCGAACTCACCTTCCCCATCCTGCAGACAATCACCATCACCGACGGCCGCATCGGCGAGGTGCACCCCTTCTATTGGGACACGGCGGCGATCGCGGACGTGTGTGGCCTCCCGGAGGCTTAG
- a CDS encoding type IV toxin-antitoxin system AbiEi family antitoxin domain-containing protein — MRLGLEQVRNKQFGVFTTRQVLSEYTRAELRARIDRGEWVRVFHGVYREATTSPSPELRVEAARLSMGLTLLAAAYNTAAELHGFSVLANQPTDVLGIQASRSPRLVVHRDQVDPEELQLVHGTATTNAVRTAVDVARTLTRMDALATLDAALRMGISSPALIVELEKHTGRRGRRQAAQLIALADGRAESPMESRTRLRCIDAGLPPPEPQVVVPTRNGLRRIDLGWRRWRIGLEYDSAAWHLGETAALRDNPRHNWLSTEGWTIYYATAADVYHHPHHFTTPIRHALDRA; from the coding sequence ATGCGACTCGGCTTGGAGCAGGTGCGGAACAAGCAGTTCGGCGTGTTCACCACGCGGCAGGTACTGAGCGAGTACACGCGTGCCGAGCTGCGCGCTCGGATCGACCGCGGGGAGTGGGTGCGCGTTTTCCATGGTGTATACCGCGAGGCGACCACCTCTCCATCACCCGAATTGCGCGTTGAGGCCGCACGGCTGTCGATGGGGCTGACATTGCTCGCCGCCGCCTACAACACCGCCGCCGAATTGCACGGGTTCTCCGTTCTGGCGAATCAGCCGACGGATGTGCTGGGCATACAGGCGTCGCGCTCCCCTCGCCTCGTCGTGCACCGCGATCAGGTGGATCCGGAGGAATTGCAGCTGGTACATGGCACGGCGACCACGAATGCCGTCCGCACGGCGGTGGATGTCGCTCGCACCCTGACCCGAATGGACGCACTGGCAACACTGGATGCCGCGCTGCGCATGGGAATTTCGTCCCCCGCGCTCATCGTCGAGCTCGAAAAGCACACTGGACGTCGCGGCCGCCGACAGGCCGCCCAGCTGATCGCGCTGGCCGACGGCCGCGCCGAGTCCCCCATGGAGTCACGTACCCGGCTGCGCTGCATCGACGCGGGTCTGCCACCCCCGGAGCCGCAGGTGGTGGTGCCGACCCGGAACGGACTCCGCCGCATCGACCTGGGCTGGCGGCGCTGGCGAATCGGCCTGGAATACGACAGCGCCGCATGGCATTTGGGGGAAACCGCCGCGCTCCGCGACAACCCCCGCCACAACTGGCTCAGCACCGAAGGCTGGACCATCTACTACGCCACGGCGGCCGACGTCTACCACCACCCGCACCACTTCACCACCCCCATCCGGCACGCCCTCGATCGAGCGTAG
- a CDS encoding M13 family metallopeptidase, protein MTSTDRPVQLGRRGFLIALGAVPAAAALVACSNDTEPASKTLTGVDLSGADQTIRPQDDLYRHVNGKWLREYQLPPDKVAYGSTSEAAERTQQQLREIIDGIRDPKEGSEEQQIRDLHDARVDWDEIERLGMTPLAGLFAKIDGAATKADLAKVMGELPIGGLIGIGIGIDRKNSSAYIPSVGQSGLGLGEQYYRKPEYAEVLAQYRVFLGRIAAGAGFADPAGMAQRVFDLEKRIAPAHWDSVRNRDTDATYNLYGWADMTALAPGFDWGPWMTGNTDRPRELFATMVVNQPSYLTAAGQLWTEVDIATWRDYLKLSVLRDFAPYLPKAVNDANFDFKGKVLNGQDERPERWKYGVGIVDEHLGEQLGKLYVAKHFPPEAKQRAKEMLADVLAAYRENFTNSSWMSQATRVASIAKLDKIDPKIGYPDKWVDYSKLKITRGKLVESLLAINHFESKRAFDRLGTPVDKSEWGMSPQTVNAYYSATSNQIVFPAAYLQPPFFDKDAEPAVNFGAVGSTIGHEIGHGFDDQGSKYDGDGNRRDWWTPEDRAAFDAKTKQLIDQFNVLVPEGLDPSQHVNGELTVGENLADLRGLQITLAAFRIAEKRRGIDSPDYRTMFLSWARSWREKQTKELTVRYLAGDTHSPAEFRCNQVVRNLTEFYNTFELKEGDKLFMPADQRVTL, encoded by the coding sequence GTGACATCAACCGATCGTCCGGTCCAGCTGGGCCGTCGTGGCTTTCTCATCGCGCTCGGGGCGGTTCCGGCCGCCGCCGCGCTGGTGGCCTGCTCGAACGACACCGAACCGGCGAGCAAGACGCTCACCGGGGTCGATCTGAGCGGCGCGGACCAGACGATCCGACCGCAGGACGATCTGTACCGGCATGTCAACGGGAAATGGCTGCGGGAGTACCAGCTCCCGCCGGACAAGGTCGCCTACGGCTCGACCAGCGAGGCGGCCGAACGCACGCAGCAGCAGTTGCGGGAGATCATCGACGGCATCCGTGACCCGAAAGAGGGCTCGGAGGAGCAGCAGATCCGGGACCTGCACGACGCCAGGGTGGACTGGGATGAAATCGAACGGCTCGGCATGACGCCACTGGCCGGCCTGTTCGCCAAGATCGACGGGGCGGCGACCAAGGCGGACCTGGCCAAGGTGATGGGCGAGCTGCCGATCGGCGGGCTGATCGGCATCGGTATCGGCATCGACCGGAAGAACTCCAGCGCCTACATCCCCTCGGTCGGCCAGTCCGGGCTCGGGCTCGGCGAGCAGTACTACCGGAAGCCGGAATATGCCGAGGTGCTCGCGCAGTATCGGGTCTTTCTCGGACGTATCGCCGCGGGCGCCGGGTTCGCCGATCCGGCGGGCATGGCTCAGCGGGTATTCGACCTGGAGAAGCGGATCGCCCCCGCGCACTGGGACAGCGTGCGCAACCGCGACACCGACGCGACATACAACCTGTACGGCTGGGCCGATATGACCGCGCTCGCGCCAGGGTTCGACTGGGGCCCGTGGATGACGGGAAACACCGACCGCCCGCGCGAGCTGTTCGCGACGATGGTGGTCAACCAGCCGTCCTACCTCACGGCGGCGGGCCAGCTGTGGACCGAGGTCGACATCGCCACGTGGCGTGACTACCTCAAATTGAGTGTGCTGCGGGACTTCGCGCCCTATCTGCCCAAGGCCGTCAACGACGCGAACTTCGACTTCAAGGGCAAGGTGCTCAACGGTCAGGACGAGCGCCCGGAACGCTGGAAGTACGGGGTCGGGATCGTCGACGAACACCTCGGCGAACAGCTCGGGAAACTCTATGTGGCCAAACACTTTCCGCCGGAGGCCAAGCAGCGCGCCAAAGAGATGCTGGCCGACGTGCTCGCCGCCTATCGGGAAAACTTCACCAACTCGTCGTGGATGTCGCAGGCAACCAGGGTGGCGTCCATTGCGAAACTGGACAAGATCGATCCGAAGATCGGGTACCCCGACAAGTGGGTCGACTACTCGAAGCTGAAGATCACCAGGGGCAAGCTGGTCGAATCGCTGCTGGCCATCAACCACTTCGAAAGCAAGCGGGCGTTCGACCGACTCGGAACCCCGGTCGACAAGTCCGAATGGGGGATGTCGCCGCAGACGGTGAATGCCTACTACTCGGCGACCTCCAACCAGATCGTGTTCCCCGCCGCCTACCTCCAGCCGCCGTTCTTCGACAAGGACGCGGAGCCCGCCGTCAACTTCGGCGCGGTCGGATCCACCATCGGCCACGAGATCGGCCACGGCTTCGACGACCAGGGCTCCAAATACGACGGCGACGGCAACCGCCGCGATTGGTGGACTCCCGAAGACCGAGCCGCGTTCGACGCCAAAACCAAACAGCTCATCGACCAGTTCAACGTGCTGGTGCCGGAGGGGCTCGACCCGAGCCAGCACGTCAACGGCGAACTCACCGTCGGCGAGAACCTCGCCGACCTGCGTGGACTTCAGATCACGTTGGCCGCCTTCCGCATCGCGGAGAAGCGCCGCGGTATCGACAGCCCCGACTATCGCACGATGTTCCTGTCCTGGGCCCGCAGCTGGCGCGAGAAGCAGACCAAGGAACTCACCGTCCGCTATCTCGCGGGCGACACCCACTCCCCCGCCGAATTCCGCTGCAACCAAGTCGTTCGGAACCTCACGGAGTTCTACAACACCTTCGAGCTGAAGGAAGGCGACAAACTGTTCATGCCCGCCGATCAGCGGGTCACCTTGTGA
- the rplN gene encoding 50S ribosomal protein L14: protein MIQQESRLRVADNTGAKEILCIRVLGGSSRRYAGIGDIIVATVKDAIPGGNVKRGEVVKAVIVRTTKERRRADGSYIKFDENAAVLIKPDNDPRGTRIFGPVGRELREKKFMKIVSLAPEVL from the coding sequence GTGATTCAGCAGGAGTCGCGACTGCGCGTCGCCGACAACACGGGTGCGAAGGAGATTCTTTGCATCCGCGTTCTCGGTGGTTCGTCGCGTCGCTATGCCGGTATCGGCGACATCATCGTCGCTACCGTGAAGGACGCCATCCCCGGCGGCAACGTCAAGCGGGGTGAAGTCGTCAAGGCGGTCATCGTGCGCACCACCAAAGAACGTCGGCGCGCCGATGGTTCCTACATCAAGTTCGACGAGAACGCGGCCGTGCTCATCAAGCCGGACAACGACCCGCGCGGCACCCGCATCTTCGGCCCGGTCGGCCGCGAGCTGCGCGAGAAGAAGTTCATGAAGATCGTCTCGCTGGCGCCGGAGGTGCTCTGA
- the rplX gene encoding 50S ribosomal protein L24, with translation MKVHKGDTVLVISGKDKGAKGKVIQAYPKENRVLVEGVNRIKKHVANSANQRGASSGGIVTQEAPIHVSNVMVVDSDGKPARIGYRTDEESGKRVRISRKNGKDI, from the coding sequence ATGAAGGTGCACAAGGGCGACACCGTGCTCGTCATCTCGGGCAAGGACAAGGGTGCCAAGGGCAAGGTTATCCAGGCCTACCCGAAGGAGAACCGGGTCCTCGTCGAGGGCGTGAACCGGATCAAGAAGCACGTCGCGAACTCCGCCAACCAGCGTGGCGCCTCCTCGGGCGGCATCGTGACCCAGGAAGCTCCGATCCACGTGTCCAACGTGATGGTCGTCGACTCCGATGGCAAGCCAGCGCGTATCGGCTACCGGACCGACGAGGAGAGCGGCAAGCGGGTCCGGATCTCCCGTAAGAACGGGAAGGACATCTGA
- the rplE gene encoding 50S ribosomal protein L5, with protein MTTTENKIQPRLKQRYRAEIKDALNNEFDYANVMQIPGVVKVVVNMGVGDAARDAKLINGAVNDLALITGQKPEIRKATKSIAQFKLREGMPIGAKVTLRGDRMWEFLDRLVSIALPRIRDFRGLSPKQFDGNGNYTFGLSEQSMFHEIDVDSIDRPRGMDITVVTTATNNEEGRALLKHLGFPFKEN; from the coding sequence ATGACCACGACTGAGAACAAGATCCAGCCGCGCCTCAAGCAGCGCTACCGCGCCGAGATCAAGGACGCGCTGAACAACGAGTTCGACTACGCCAACGTGATGCAGATCCCCGGCGTGGTGAAGGTGGTCGTGAACATGGGTGTCGGCGACGCCGCCCGCGACGCGAAGCTGATCAACGGCGCCGTCAACGACCTGGCTCTGATCACCGGTCAGAAGCCTGAGATCCGCAAGGCGACCAAGTCCATCGCGCAGTTCAAGCTGCGTGAGGGCATGCCGATCGGCGCCAAGGTCACCCTGCGTGGCGATCGGATGTGGGAGTTCCTGGACCGCCTGGTGTCCATCGCGCTGCCCCGTATCCGCGACTTCCGCGGCCTGTCGCCGAAGCAGTTCGACGGCAACGGCAACTACACGTTCGGCCTGAGCGAGCAGTCGATGTTCCACGAGATCGACGTGGACTCGATCGACCGCCCGCGCGGCATGGACATCACCGTCGTGACCACCGCGACCAACAACGAAGAAGGCCGTGCCCTGCTCAAGCACCTCGGCTTCCCGTTCAAGGAGAACTGA
- a CDS encoding type Z 30S ribosomal protein S14 — MAKKALVNKANAKPKFAVRGYTRCQRCGRPHAVYRKFGLCRVCLREMAHRGELPGVHKSSW, encoded by the coding sequence ATGGCAAAGAAAGCACTGGTCAACAAGGCCAACGCCAAGCCGAAGTTCGCGGTCCGCGGCTACACCCGCTGCCAGCGCTGCGGCCGCCCGCACGCGGTGTACCGCAAGTTCGGCCTCTGCCGCGTCTGCTTGCGCGAAATGGCACACCGGGGCGAACTGCCCGGCGTGCACAAGAGCTCCTGGTGA
- a CDS encoding Uma2 family endonuclease, whose translation MTIRASDHLPHEMTEEQYRRLPEGVAREIEVVHGHVIVCESPVPEHNRVARRLAGSMEQLPSTEPCIRVETDIDVVLWRMPKFTFRRPDMTVYRCLPERGAKPEAGDALIVVEVSSPSTAAEDLLDKKVQYARAGIPLYLVVVLDTKFDIEEVREFRLDAHAAEYRLHRLHRDGFVRLEHVVLGDISFADLVR comes from the coding sequence ATGACGATCCGGGCGTCGGACCACTTGCCGCACGAGATGACCGAGGAGCAGTACCGCCGGCTGCCCGAGGGTGTCGCGCGCGAGATCGAGGTTGTGCACGGCCACGTGATCGTCTGTGAATCGCCAGTGCCTGAACATAATCGCGTGGCACGCCGCTTGGCCGGCTCGATGGAGCAGCTGCCGAGCACTGAACCGTGCATCCGAGTCGAGACCGATATAGATGTCGTGCTTTGGCGGATGCCAAAGTTCACCTTTCGGCGACCGGATATGACGGTGTATCGCTGCTTGCCCGAGCGTGGAGCGAAGCCGGAGGCCGGTGACGCACTGATCGTCGTGGAGGTATCTTCGCCGTCCACTGCCGCTGAAGACTTGCTGGACAAAAAGGTTCAGTACGCCCGCGCGGGTATTCCGCTTTACCTGGTTGTCGTTCTCGACACCAAGTTCGACATCGAAGAGGTGCGGGAATTCCGGCTCGACGCCCACGCCGCCGAATATCGGCTGCACCGGCTGCACCGCGACGGGTTCGTTCGATTGGAGCATGTGGTGCTCGGCGATATCAGCTTCGCCGACTTGGTCCGCTAG
- a CDS encoding Fic family protein: MAEFVRRRWAGNLDGGGLSRRDRGSGTYQAYLPDPLVGRRIVLTSETAADVVDAEVAIARLDTEAKALVETEALSRLLLRAEAIASSRIEGLVVGARRLLRAEAARQLEGESSDVTAAEVLANIDAMAVAANAVGRSELITEDVLLEVHRRLLVGTRLAQPGGCLRDVQNWIGGSSFNPCSAAFVPPPPEYVPELMNDLITFCNSDDLPAVAQAAIAHAQFETIHPFIDGNGRTGRALIHLILRRRGAAERVVAPVSLILATWSDSYVDGLSRFRHVGAVDSEQATDDLNTWVARFAAACARAAEDAAAFEVKAADLQNSWRDRVAPVRTNSALDLLLGKLVGAPILTVATAATLIGRSFPATNAAVQRLTEGGILRQLTVGRRNRAFEAPEAITAFTALERRLASPDGDTRTSDPTRPVPSNQMPARAEGR, encoded by the coding sequence ATGGCCGAGTTTGTGCGGCGGAGGTGGGCTGGAAACCTGGATGGCGGTGGCCTGTCTCGAAGAGATCGCGGCTCCGGCACATACCAGGCGTACCTGCCCGATCCGTTGGTTGGCCGCCGCATTGTTCTGACCAGTGAGACCGCCGCCGACGTCGTTGATGCAGAGGTGGCGATCGCCCGCCTCGACACGGAGGCGAAAGCGCTTGTCGAGACGGAAGCGTTGTCTCGGTTGCTGCTGCGCGCCGAGGCCATAGCATCGTCACGGATCGAGGGCCTCGTGGTCGGCGCGCGTCGACTTCTGCGCGCCGAGGCGGCACGGCAGCTGGAAGGCGAATCATCCGATGTGACCGCCGCCGAGGTGCTGGCAAATATCGACGCGATGGCGGTGGCCGCCAATGCGGTCGGTCGTTCTGAGCTGATCACCGAGGATGTTCTGCTCGAGGTTCATCGACGGTTGCTGGTCGGCACCAGACTCGCGCAGCCCGGCGGATGTCTCCGGGATGTGCAGAACTGGATCGGCGGCAGCTCCTTCAATCCTTGCTCGGCCGCATTCGTCCCGCCACCGCCGGAGTATGTGCCTGAACTGATGAACGACCTGATCACCTTCTGCAACAGCGACGACTTGCCCGCCGTCGCGCAAGCCGCGATCGCGCATGCGCAGTTCGAGACAATCCACCCATTCATCGACGGTAACGGCCGAACCGGTCGAGCGTTGATCCATCTGATATTGCGCCGACGTGGTGCAGCTGAACGCGTCGTCGCGCCCGTGTCGCTGATCCTCGCCACATGGAGCGACAGCTACGTCGATGGTCTGTCTCGCTTCCGGCACGTCGGTGCGGTCGATTCCGAGCAGGCCACCGATGACCTGAACACCTGGGTAGCCCGCTTCGCCGCTGCTTGCGCCCGTGCAGCCGAGGACGCAGCCGCCTTCGAGGTGAAGGCTGCCGACTTGCAGAATTCGTGGCGGGATCGAGTGGCGCCGGTGCGGACGAACTCCGCGCTGGACCTGCTCCTCGGCAAGCTCGTCGGAGCTCCGATCCTCACCGTTGCCACCGCGGCAACACTGATCGGACGCAGTTTTCCCGCCACGAACGCCGCGGTGCAGCGTTTGACCGAAGGCGGAATTCTGCGCCAGCTCACCGTCGGCCGCCGCAACAGGGCCTTCGAGGCGCCCGAGGCGATCACCGCGTTCACCGCGCTGGAACGGCGTCTTGCCAGTCCGGATGGAGACACACGAACATCGGATCCGACTCGCCCGGTGCCGTCGAACCAAATGCCTGCCCGTGCCGAAGGCCGCTGA
- a CDS encoding DUF397 domain-containing protein: protein MTVDLSGASRFKSSFSASNGQYVEVAHLDGGMVGVRDSENPTGPARTFTPVECSRCPA, encoded by the coding sequence GTGACCGTTGACCTATCCGGGGCAAGCCGGTTCAAGAGCAGCTTCAGCGCTTCCAACGGCCAGTACGTGGAGGTGGCACACCTGGACGGCGGCATGGTCGGGGTGCGTGACTCCGAGAACCCGACCGGCCCTGCCCGGACGTTCACCCCCGTCGAATGCAGTCGCTGTCCGGCCTGA
- a CDS encoding DUF397 domain-containing protein has translation MTVDLSGASWFKSSYSESNGQCVEVAHLHGGMVGVRDSKNLSAPALVFTSAEWDTFLTDAKNGEFDRC, from the coding sequence GTGACCGTTGACCTATCCGGGGCAAGCTGGTTCAAGAGCAGCTACAGCGAGTCCAACGGCCAATGCGTCGAGGTCGCCCACCTCCACGGCGGCATGGTCGGCGTTCGTGACTCCAAGAACCTTTCCGCCCCGGCCCTCGTCTTCACTTCCGCCGAATGGGACACCTTCCTCACAGATGCCAAGAACGGCGAATTCGACCGCTGCTGA